Below is a window of Synechococcus sp. RSCCF101 DNA.
AGTCAGATGCGTTGACCCGGCTTCCTGCAACCATGGACAGAACGGCTGCAGGAGGGAGGCGACACCGTGGACGCCTCCTGATGCAGTGCAGGCCCTGGATCAGACGGCGGCCTTCTGACCGTCGAGCAGCTGCTTGAGCTTGGCCAGCTCACCGGCCCAGCGGGGGTCCGGGGCCTCCTGATCGTTGGCGTCGCTGTGGACGACCTTCTGGACACTCGGGCGACGACCCGCCGAGGCGGACTGGGGGCGCCGCTGGCCGGCATCGCGACTGTCACGGCGCTCGGAGCGTTCGATCCGGAGGCTGTTGCCGCCGAACTCAACGCCGTTGAGCTGCTCGATGATGGCGTCGGCCACGGCCTCGTCGTTCACGGTCATGAAGCCGAAGCCGCGGGAGGCACCCGTGTCGCGGTCCATGACCGGCTTGAAGCGGAGGCCTTCGGCAACGCTGGCGAACAGGGCATCGAGGTCACTGGTCTCGAAGCTCTGCGGCAGGTTGCCGACGTACAGACGTGCGCTCATGGTGAGGGGTCAGGAAGAAAAGACATGTCTCCTGCGGGAGGTCGGTGAGTGGAACGGGAAGGACCTCACTTGGCTGCGTCCTCGCCCCTGAAACTCGGTTGATTCGACTGCGCTGCAGGTCAATCAGCTGGCCTGTAGCCGCTGATGCAACATGAAGTAAACCATAACGCTCCGGTGGGGTCACCCCGCGGCGGGTGTGCTCCCGCTCTGCCGGTCCAGAAAGCGTTGCGCTTCCAGCAGGGCCTCCGCCGGTTCGCGGATGCGGCCGAAGGCCCGTTCCAACGTGAGATGGTCCAGCACCTGGCCCAGGCGTGGTGAGGGTTCCAGGCCGAGGCTCGCCTGGAGGGAACGGCCGTCGAGCGGTGAGCCGGGGTGGAACAGGGGGTCGCCGGCGTCCCGCCAGCGCTCCATCCAGCGGCGCGCCATCGCTGTCGGGGCCAGCAGCAGCCAGGCGGGGAGATCCTGCTCCAGCTCGCGCTGCAGCCTCAGGCGCCGCTGGTCCTCCCAGCCGGCCAGGTCGGTTTCGAGCCCCGTGCTCCAGGCGTCAGCCTCCCGTGAGGGAAGCCACCGCTGCAGTGCCCGGCAGCGCTGCTGGAGCCGCCGCGAGGCCTTCAACCGGCTCAGCCCTTCCCCGCTCAGCATCAGAGCCAGCCGCGCCAGGGGCAGGGCTGAGGCGATCTCCACCGGCTGCAGACCGCGCTCGAGCGCCCCGGCTGCATCAAGCCGGCCGGCCATCGCGAGGGTGTGCCGCCGCTCCCAGGGCCGCAGCAGACCCGAACGGATCAGCAGGCCGATGCCGGAGGCGGGCAGGGGCGCGGCCACCAGGCGCTGCAGTTCCATCAGCACCCGCTCGGGTGCGGTGCGCCGCAGGTGGCAGGCGCCCATCCGGATCCAGCGCCAGGTGCGGGTCTCGATCGAAAAGCTCAGCTCAGCGGCAAGCCGGAGGCCGCGCAGCAGGCGGAGCGGGTCGTCCATCAGGTTCGCCTGGCTGACGGCCCGGAGTCGCTGGGCCTGCCCGTCCTGCAGTCCGTTGCAGGGGTCCACCACACTCAGCTGGGAAGGCGGCAGCCGCACGGCGATCGCATTGACGCTGTAATCGCGTCGACGCAGGTCATGCTCCAGGGAGGGCCCCTCCTGCCGGGCCATGTCGATCGTCCAGTCGCCCAGCACGAGCCGGGCCATGCTCCGGCTGGCGTCCAGCACCACGGCCGTGCCGCCCCAGTCCCGGGCCAGGCCGCGGCAGAGGGCCACCGCCTCCACCGGCACCACGACATCGAGATCGGGCCGCTCCAGGCGCCGCTCCAGCAGGGCGTCGCGAACGGCCCCGCCCACCAGGGCGCTGCCTGCCGGGAAGGCCTCGGGCGGTACCGGCCACTGGCCGGGCCTCAGACGACTCCAGAGTTCACGGGCCAGGGTGGTCGTCACAATGGAGCGCCCCACGATCGGGAGAGCATGTGCATCTGCGTGGACTGCACCTGGGTGGACCGTTGTCAGGCCTATCACGCGGTGGAGCGGCAGCACGGCGTGCCGCACCTCTGCGCGAGCCCTGACTTCCGGCCCGCCTCTCCCCGCATCCATGTGCAGGTGATCGATCTCTCCGCCGGTCAGGTGGGGATCGAATGGGATGTGCGCGGCTGCGGCAGCTACCGGCCGGAGTGGGGCCGCTGGCGTCGGCTGCGGCCTGGCCAGGCGGTTCCGGCATGACCCCCTCCGCTGCGGCGCCGGCACCGGATGGCCTGATCCTGGCGCTGCACAGCAGCAGCAGCAGCCTCGGCGTGGCCTGCGCAGAGGCCTGGCCGCCAGAGGGCGGGGAGCGGGTGCGCTGTTTCCCGCTGGGGCGAGCCCTGAGCACGTCCCTGCTGCACTGCGTGGAGGAGGTGCTGCCGGCCGGCCGCTGGCCGCGGCTGGTCCGGCTGGCGGTCGCCACCGGGCCCGGGGGATTCACGGGGACGCGGCTGACGGTTGTGATGGCGCGCACCCTGGCGCAGCAGCTCGGCTGCCCGCTCAATGGCATCAGCAGCTTCCTCCTGATGGCCCACCGCCTCATCGCCGAGGGCCGCTCCGGCCCCGGACCGTTCTGGATCCGGCAGGAGCTGCCCCGCCGCGGCTTCGTGGTGGGACGGTACGGCTGTCCTGATGGGGGCGAGGATCCCGTGGAACTATCGGTGCCACATCTGGTTCCCCTGGAGCAGGAGGCCGGTTGGCGGGACCATGGCGAGCCGGTCCACCCCTTCCTGGATGCGGTGCCCCGTGATGTGACGTGCCTGCTGCAACGGGCACGCCGGGCGCATCAGGGCGGGCAGCCGGCTGCCTGGGGCCCTGTGCTGCCGATCTACCCCACCAGCCCTGTCGGCGGCCTCTGATGCCGCTGGTCCGGCGGCTGCTGCTGGTCTCCCTGCTGTCTGTGGCCGGAGTCGGCGGGATCTGGTGGGTCCGCACCGGAGGGTTCGCGCCGGCACCGGCGCAGCTGATCCTGGTGCTGGGTGGGGACATCGCCCGGGAGGAGCATGCCGCCCGTCTGGCCCGGAACCACCGCCTGCCCGTGCTGGTGAGCGGCGGCAGCAACCCCGAATACGCCCGCTGGCTGTTCCGGCGCGCCGGCGTTCCCCACGATCAGCTGAAGCTCGACTATCGCGCCCGCGACACCCTGGGCAACTTCACCTCCGTCGTCGATGAGCTGCAGCGGGCCCGGGTGCGCCATGCCCTCCTGGTCACCAGCACGGATCACATGCCGAGAGCTCTGCTCGTGGGACGTCTCGTGGCCGGCAGCCGCGGCATCCGCCTGTCACCGGTTCCGGTGCCCTGTGACCCCGACTGTCAGCCGGAACGCCGGCTCAAGATCTGGGGAGACGGCCTGCGGGCCGCGATCTGGCTGCTGTCGGGCCGGGACCTCAAGGCCCTCAGTCCCCGCTCCCTGCATCAAGCATGGCGTTGATGCGCTCCCCGCAGAGCCGGGTCACCCGGTCGAGATCCCCGCGGGACCGGTTGGCCGGTGGCGGGATCGCCTCGCCGATGCGGATCTGGATCGGGACCCAGCGCGGCCAGCGTCGTCCCAGGCCCAGGGCTCGGTGGCTGTTCACGATCGCCACCGGCAGCAGGGGGGCTCCGGTGCGGGCCGCCAGGAGGGCGGCGCCGGGCTTGGGATCGTTCACCCGGCCATCGCTCTGGCGGGTGCCATCGAGAAACACACCCGTTGCCCAGCCGCGCTGCAGCCGCTCGCTTGCGGTGCGGATCGCTTCGCGGTCGCTGGCGCCCCGTCGCACCGGATAGGCCCCGCAGGCGCGGATGAGGCGGCCCAGCAGGGGAATGCGGAAGAGCTCCTCCTTCGCCATGAACGCCACGGGCCGGCCGAGGGCATGGCCCAGCAGAGGCGGATCCAGATCGGACCCATGGTTGGCCACCACCACCAGGGGGCCCGTTGACGGCACACGCTCCACACCGATCGTGCAGCCCCGGAACAGCAGGCGGTAGACGGGGAAGACGAGCAGACCACTGATCATCCGGTAGGTCAGGCTCGGCTTCGGTGTGAGCAGGAGAGGCCCGCCCGGTTCGCTGGCTGCTGGCATCCGCCCGGTTCAGAGGCCCAGATCGCTGTGTCCGGAGATCTGGGAGAGGGTCACATCCTCCATGCTCCGCTTGACCAGGCCGCTCAGCACCTTGCCGGGCCCCACCTCCACCACGGTGGAGATGCCGGCCTGCTCCATCGCCTGCATGGTTTCCCGCCAGCGCACACCGCAGCACATCTGCTGCCTCAGGCGCTCGCGCAGCACGGCGGCATCGCTGCTCGGTGTGGGGTCGCTGTTGCTGATGACCGGGAACCGGGCGGGACGGAACTCCAGGCTGTCCAGCAGCTCGCTCAGCGCGGCCGCCGGGGTCGCCATCCGGGGGGAGTGGAATGCACCGGAGACCGGAAGCGTGACGTTCCGGCGCGGGCTGAGGGCCTCGCAGAGCGCCTCCAGGCCCGCTCTGGAACCGGAGAGCACCACCTGGGCCGCGCTGTTGTCGTTGGCGATCACCACATCTTCCTGCTGGGCCACCAACTGCTCCAGCCGCTCCCGCTCGAAGCCCATCACCGCACACATGCCGCCCTCGCCGGCGGCGGCCATCAGCTCGCTGCGACGGTGCACCAGCTGCAGTGAGCTCTCCAGGTCGAGCACACCCGCCGCGTAGAGCGCCACCAGTTCCCCCAGGCTGTGGCCCGCCACCAGCGCCGGCTGGCGACCCTGCTCCAGCAGGGCATCCACCAGGAGGCTCTCGACGGTGAACAGGGCCGGCTGGGTGTTGCGCGTGTCGTTGAGATCGGAGGGAGAGGTCTCCGACGCGGCCTCGCCGCTGCAGATCGCCAGCAGATCGCGGCCCAGCAGTTCGGAGACCCGGCTGAAGCGCTCCCTGGCGTCGCGGCAGGCGAGCACTCCATCAGCCATGCCGGGATGCTGGGAACCCTGTCCCGGAAACACCCAGGCGACGGCCATGACAGCTGATGCGGCGAGGCTGGAGCGTACGCCTCGGCGGTCAGGCGGGCACGTTCCCGGGACCCTGCCAGCGCATCAGAGCGGCGCCCCAGCTGAGCCCCGCTCCGAAGCCGGCGCTGGCGATCAGGTGGCCGGAGCGGATCCGGCCATCCCGCACCGCCTCGTCGAGCATGAGGGGAATCGTGGCCGCTGAGGTGTTGCCGTACTCGGCCAGATTGCTCAGGGCACGATCCGTGGGGATGCCCAGCCGTTCGGCCACGGCGTCGAGGATGCGCTGGTTGGCCTGATGAAGCACCAGCCAGTCCACGGACGCCGCATCCGTGCCCGTCTCCTCGAGCAGCTCCCTGAGCAGCGCGGGCACATCCCGCACCGCGAACTTGTAGACCTCCTGGCCGTTCATGTGAATCGGGCTGAACCCGCCCGGCTGCCAGCGTGCCCCTGCCACCAGCGGCTCGTCCCCGCTCTGACGCGGCAGCTGCAGCACGGCACCGCGCCGGCCGTCGGATCGCATCCGGAATCCGCACAGCCCGTCCTGCTCCGGCTCGCAGGCCTCGATGGCGATCGCCGCCGCGCCGTCGCCGAAGAGCACGCAGGTGCGCCGGTCATCCCAGTCCACCCAGCTGCTGAGCTGATCGGCTCCCACCACCAGCGCCCGGCGCATGGCACCGCTGCGCAGGTACTGGGCCGCGGTCACCAGGGCGAAGAGGAAGCCGCTGCAGGCGGCGGTGAGGTCGAAGGCCACGGCCCGGTCGGCACCGATTCCCGCCTGGACGGCCGGAGCCATTCCGAAGAGATCATCGGGGCTGGAGGTGGCCACCAGCACCAGGTCGAGACTGTCCGCCGACCAGCCGGCATGCGCGATCGCGGCGCGACCGGCGGCGGCGGCCAGTCCCTGGAGCGGTTCGCCGGCCCCCAGCACCCGGCGGCGCCGGATGCCCGTGCGGCTGCGGATCCACTCGTCCGAGGTGTCGACCCGTCCGCTGAGCTGGTCATTGCTCAGGCTCTGGGATGGCAGGGCGCTGCCGCAGCCTCGCAGCGCAACACCGGCGAGCGGGAGCCCCGACTTGATGGCGCCAAGGCTCACGTGCACCAGCCTCGATCACGGGGGCTCAGTCAATCACAGGTGCGTCTCCGGGGCGGCAGCTAGCCGACCGGAGCCATGGCGCCGCCGGCTTCGTGGGTCGGGTTCAGCCGGGCCAGATCGCCCATCACATCGTGGCTGGCGGCGGTGTGGGCCAGGCGCAGAGCGCTCACCACGGAGAGCGCCCGGCTGCTGCCGTGGCCGATGACGCAGATCCCGTTCACGCCCAGCAGCAGCGCCCCGCCGTGCTCGGCATGGTCAAGCCGCTTCTTGATCCGAACCAGATTGCTGCGCAGAAACGCGGATCCCACCTTGCCCCGGCGTCCGCGGGGCAGCTCGGCCCGGAGAACGCCGAGCAGAACGGTCCCGACCGATTCGAGGAACTTGAGCAGGACGTTGCCGGTGAAGCCATCGCAGACCACCACATCGAACGCACCCGAGAGCACGTCGCGGCCCTCGCAGTTGCCCGCGAAGTGAAAGCGATCGTCGGCCGCCAGGAGCGGGTGGGTCTTCAGGGCCAGGTCGTTGCCCTTGCAGGTCTCCTCGCCGATGTTGAGCAGGCCGACCCGCGGCCGATCCACCTCCAGCACATCGCGGCTGTAGATGTTGCCGAGCAGGGCGAACTGATGCAGCCAGGCGGGTTTGCAGTCGGTGTTCGCCCCGACGTCGAGCACCAGCACCTGCCGTCCCTGGTCCTTGGTCGGGAAGAGCGCTCCGATGGCGGGCCGCTCGATGCCGGGCAGTCGGCCCAGGCGGAAGATCGCGGAGGCCATCACGGCGCCCGAGTTCCCGGCCGAGTACACCGCCTTCGCCTCGCCTCGCTTGACCAGGTCCATGGCCATGTTGATGCTGGCGGAGCGCTTGCGCCGCACCGCGGTGGGCTCCTCGTGCATGCCGACGGACGGGCCGCTGTCCACCAGCTCCAGCAGTCCCTCCCGTTGGGCGTCCTCGAGGCCGTCGGCCAGATCGAGCTCGCGCACGGCCCGCTGCAGCACCTCCGGTTCCGCGAGGAAGCGGATGCGCAGCGGCAGCCGCTTCACGGCCAGCAGGCAGCCTTCGAGGATCGGGCCCGGGGCGTGGTCCCCGCCCATGCCGTCCACCGCCACCCAGACGCGCTCCGCCGGATCGATTGCGGCCGCGTCGTCCACCCCCTCCCCCTGAAGCCGGCGCAGGGGATCGAGCACGAGAGGCTGCAGCACCGAACCCGCCATGGACCCCGCAGCCGTGGCCGAGCTGGTGGCCGTCCCGACCAGGCTGGTGACGGCCGCATTGCGGCGATACCAGATCACCAGACGCCGGATGGCCCGGCTGGAGCGGGGCCGCCGGAGCGAGCCGGCTCTGGCGTCAGGATCCTTCGGAGGCAACGGCGTCGACGATGCGTTGGAACAGGTAACCGGTGCCGCGAGCCGTGAGGATCAGCTCCGGATTGGCCGGATCGTCCTCCAGTTTGGACCGGAGCCTGGAGATGTGAACGTCCACCACCCGGGTGTCGACGTGGCGCTCGGGTGTGTAGCCCCAGACCTCCTTGAGAATCTCGCTGCGGCTGAACGGCTCACCCGAGCGGCTGACCAGGAGCTCCAGCAGCGAGAACTCCATGCCGGTGAGGCGGATGCGGTCATCACCGCGGAACACCTGGCGTTTGTTGGTGTCGATGCGCAGATCAGCCACCTGGATCACACCCGAGTTGGGGATGCCGGCGGGGGTGTCCTTGTCGACCCGACGCAGCACGCAGCGGATGCGGGCCTCCAGCTCCTTCGGGCTGAAGGGCTTGACGACGTAGTCATCGGCGCCGAGCTCCAGACCCGTGATGCGATCGGCCACATCGCCCAGGGCGGTGAGCATCACGATCGGGACGTCGGACTCCTTGCGGAGCTCCTGGCAGACGCCGTAGCCATCGAGCTTCGGCATCATCACGTCCAGCACCACCAGGTCGGGTGGAGCGCGATGGAACGCCTCCAGCGCCTCCTCACCGTCACTGGCGGTCACCACCTGGTAGCCGATCATCGAGAGCCGCGTCTCCAGGATCCGGCGGATGCTGGCCTCGTCATCGACGACCAGGATCGATTCTTTCGCGGGGGCGGAAGCCGTCATCACCAACGGTGGCGAGTGCTACGAAGCCCGACCATCGAAAAGGCCGGAGGGGCCATTGGTTCACCGAAAGCCACCATTCTTTATAAATCTGCGTGCCGCGTCCTGTCACCGTCTACAGCTGCAGGGAATGCGGCGCCCAGGCCCGTCAGTTCTTCGGCCGCTGTCCCTCCTGCGGGGCGTGGAACAGCCTGGTGGAGGAGCGGTCGGGACCGCGCGGGCAGCCCGCTGCGAGCGGGCCTGCGGCTGAGCCCCGTCCCCGCCACTCCGAGGCGATCAACCTGGTGGCGGGTCCGCCGCTCTCGAGGCTGAGCAGCGGCAGCAGTGAGTTCGACCGGGTTCTCGGCGGCGGTGTCGTGCCGGGATCCCTGGTGCTCGTCGGGGGGGATCCCGGCATCGGCAAGTCGACCCTGCTGCTTCAGAGCGCCACGGCCATGGCCGCCGGCCATCCGGTGCTCTATGTGAGCGCCGAGGAGTCGGCCCAGCAGGTGCGCCTGCGCTGGCGCCGCCTGATGGAGCGTCCAGCCGACGAGCGCCCCGCAGGTGATGGCGGCCCGGATCCGGACGCGGCCGGCGACCGGCTGCGCCTGCTGGCGGAGACCGATCTCGACCGCGTGCTCGAGGAGCTTCAGAGCCTCCGACCCTCCGTGGCGATCATCGACAGCATCCAGGCCCTGTGCGACGAAGCTCTGAGCAGTGCCCCGGGCTCGGTGGCCCAGGTGCGGGAGTGCGCCTCGGCCCTGCAGCGCCTGGCCAAGCGTCAGGGCACGGCGCTCCTGCTGGTGGGTCACGTCACCAAGGACGGTGTTCTGGCGGGGCCCAAGGTGCTGGAGCACCTGGTGGATGCCGTGCTGACCTTCGAGGGCGATCGGTTCGCCAGCCACCGCCTGCTGCGGGCGGTCAAGAACCGCTACGGCGCCACCCATGAGCTGGGTGTGTTCGAGATGCGCTCCGGTGGTCTTGAGGAGGTGAGCAACCCCAGCGAGCTCTTCCTCAGCGACGACAGCGCCGCCTGTGGGGTGGCGACGATCGTGGCCTGCGAGGGCACGCGGCCGCTGGTGGTGGAGCTGCAGGCGCTGGTCAACACCACGGCCTATGCCAGCCCCCGCCGAACCGCCACCGGCATCGGCACCAATCGGCTCCACCAGATCCTGGCCGTGCTGGAGCGCCATCTCGGCCTGCCCCTCTCGCGCTACGACTGCTATCTGGCGGTGGCCGCCGGCCTGGCGGTGGAGGAACCCGCCTCCGATCTGGGTGTGGCCGCGGCGGTTCTGGCCAGCTGCAGGACGTTCACCCTGCCGGCTGGAACGGTGCTGATCGGCGAGCTGGGCCTGGGCGGCCAGATCCGGCCGGTCAGCCAGCTCGAACTCAGGCTCCAGGAGGCCGCACGGCTCGGTTTCCGCCGGGCGATCATCCCCCGCGCCGGCACCGCCACGGCCATCTCATCCGTCGACGGCCTCGCCTGCCTGCCGGTGCGCACCCTGGCGGAGGCGATGGTGGCGGCGCTGGAGGTCGAGGCTTCGGATCTGGCCCCTGCCCCGGCGGACTGGGATCAGAAGTAGACGTCCACGTTGCTGCGGCCGCTCGCCTTGAGCCAGTTCTCGATGTCGAGGTAGCCGCCGGGGTTCTGCCGCACCGCCCGGGTCCAGACCTGGGCGGCCTGATCGAACCAGCGATCGGCTTCGTCCCGCTCGCCGCTCTCCTCGGCCAGCCGGCCCCACTTCTCGTAGATCAGCCCCATGTTCTTCAGGCAGGAGGGCTGATTCGGGTTCTCCTCCAGAGCCCGCGCGTAGGTGTCGAGCGCCCGCTGCTCCTCGCCGTTGCTCATGTAGATGATCGCCATGTTCTTGAGGGTCTCGCCCCGGTCGATCGGATTGGCCTCGAGCCTCAGGCTCTCCTCATAGTTCTCCAGCGCTTCGGCGTAGTCGCCGTCGTTCTGGGCCGAGAGACCATCGCGGTAGTACACGTAGGCCTCCTTGGCCTTGGCATCGATCGGCAGCAGCTTGACGATCAGGTCCGCCATCACCGTGAAGCTCTTGTCGATGAAGTTGTCGTTGCGTTGGCTGCGCGGCACCGTCGGGTCCTGCTCGGAAGTCTTGCGGTCCATCCTGCCGAGGTGCGCCCGACTTGGGCGCACCTAGCCTTGCCGCCATGACCCCACCATCCGCGCCCCCTGCGACGGCGAGCGACGGTCCAGCCGCTCACGCCGGGGCCCCCCGTCCGGTGCAGCCGCTGCTGCTCGACATCGATGGTCTGAAGTGCGCCGGCTGCGTGCGGGCCGCGGAACGGACCCTGCTGCAGCAGCCCGGGGTGCGTGAGGCGAGCGTGAACCTGCTCACCCGCACGGCCTGGGTGGGGCTGGAGCCGGCAGCCGATGGGCAGGACCCCGCTCCACCTCCCTCCGACCACGTGCAGGGCCTGCTGGATGCTCTGGCCGGCCTCGGCTTCCGCGCCAGCGCCCGCAGCGAAGCCGATGGCCAGGCTCCCGCCCACGCCTCCGCTTCGCCCCCCGGCTGGTGGAGCAGCTGGCGGCAGCTGGTGGTGGCCCTGGTGCTGCTGCTTCTCTCCGGCGCCGGTCATCTGAGTCCTGCCGGTCCTCTGGGGTCGCTGAGCTTCCACGCGCTGCTGGCCACAGTCGCTCTGGCCGGCCCCGGCCGCCCGATCCTGGTTCGTGGGGTCAGGGCGGCCCTGGCGGGCATGCCCAGCATGGACACCCTGGTGGGGCTGGGGGTCGGCAGTGCCTATCTCGCCAGCGTGGTGGCCTGGATCTGGCCCGCGGTGGGCTGGCAGTGCTTCTTCAACGAGCCGGTGATGCTGCTGGGCTTCGTGCTGCTGGGCCGCTTCCTCGAGGACCGGGCCCGCCGCCGCACCGGTTCGGCGCTCGAGCAGCTGGCCCGCCTGCAGCCCGACACCGCCCGCCTGCTGATGGCCGATGGCAGCGTGCGCAGCGTCCGTCCCGGAGGCCTCCGGCCCGGGGATCGCATCCAGCTGCTGGCCGGCGACCGGATTCCGGTGGATGGCGTGGTTCTGGAGGGCACGTCCTCCATCGACATGTCCAGCCTCACCGGCGAGCCGATGCCCGTGGAGGTGGCCGTCGCGGCTCCCCTGTCGGCCGGATGCCTGAATCTGAGCGGCACCCTGGTGCTGGCTGTGGAGCGCACCGGTTCGGCCACCGCCATGGCCCGGATCATCCGCATGGTGGAGGAAGCCCAGGCCCGCAAGGCCCCCATCCAGGGCCTGGCGGATCGGGTCTCGGGGCGCTTCTGCGTGGTGGTGCTGGCCCTGGCCCTGGCCACATTCCTGTTCTGGTGGCAGCTCGGCAGTCGCTGGTGGCCGCAGGTGCTGCAGATGGCACCGTCCGCTCACGCCCACGGCGGCCATGTCCCCCTGGGCGCTGCGGCCGACACCCCGATCGCCCTGGCGCTGCAGCTGGCGATCGCCGTGCTCGTGGTGGCCTGCCCCTGCGCGCTCGGACTCGCCACCCCCACCGTGATCACCGTGGCCTCCGGCCTGGCGGCGCGGCGGGGCTGGCTGTTCCGCGGCGGCGATGTGATCGAGGCCACCGCAACGGTGGACCGGGTGCTCTTTGACAAGACCGGCACCCTCACCCGGGGCCGGCCGCTGGTGAGCGCGCTGGCCACCGCCGGGTCCCTGGTCCCCGGCTCCGACGCCGCGACCATCGCGCGTGAGGAGCGGCACCTGCTCGGGCTTGCCGCCAGCCTCGAGCAGCAGAGCCGCCATCCCCTCGCCCACGCCCTGATTCAGGAGGCGCGCAGCCGTGATCTGTCGCTGGAGGCTCCGAGCGAGGTGCAGACCATCGCCGGGTGCGGGGTGATCGGCCGGCTCCCCTCCCAGCCCTCGCTTCCGATCCGGGTGGGCCGGCTCGACTGGCTGCAGG
It encodes the following:
- a CDS encoding cation-translocating P-type ATPase; the encoded protein is MTPPSAPPATASDGPAAHAGAPRPVQPLLLDIDGLKCAGCVRAAERTLLQQPGVREASVNLLTRTAWVGLEPAADGQDPAPPPSDHVQGLLDALAGLGFRASARSEADGQAPAHASASPPGWWSSWRQLVVALVLLLLSGAGHLSPAGPLGSLSFHALLATVALAGPGRPILVRGVRAALAGMPSMDTLVGLGVGSAYLASVVAWIWPAVGWQCFFNEPVMLLGFVLLGRFLEDRARRRTGSALEQLARLQPDTARLLMADGSVRSVRPGGLRPGDRIQLLAGDRIPVDGVVLEGTSSIDMSSLTGEPMPVEVAVAAPLSAGCLNLSGTLVLAVERTGSATAMARIIRMVEEAQARKAPIQGLADRVSGRFCVVVLALALATFLFWWQLGSRWWPQVLQMAPSAHAHGGHVPLGAAADTPIALALQLAIAVLVVACPCALGLATPTVITVASGLAARRGWLFRGGDVIEATATVDRVLFDKTGTLTRGRPLVSALATAGSLVPGSDAATIAREERHLLGLAASLEQQSRHPLAHALIQEARSRDLSLEAPSEVQTIAGCGVIGRLPSQPSLPIRVGRLDWLQEQGVPVDPAWRASLDLWDQRGVSTLAVSAGPSLIGLIAVEDTLRPDAPETVASLRRMGLASGVLSGDRQASVERLGAAIGLDPDQLAWELRPEDKLTAIERFQQRQTVAMVGDGINDAPALARAQVGIAVGTGTQIAQDSSDVVVLGDRLADLPELIGLARRAMGRIRQNLWWAFGYNLIAIPLAAGVLLPGAGVLLSPPLAALLMAFSSITVVLNALSLAAPPQRRAV
- a CDS encoding photosystem I assembly protein Ycf3, whose amino-acid sequence is MPRSQRNDNFIDKSFTVMADLIVKLLPIDAKAKEAYVYYRDGLSAQNDGDYAEALENYEESLRLEANPIDRGETLKNMAIIYMSNGEEQRALDTYARALEENPNQPSCLKNMGLIYEKWGRLAEESGERDEADRWFDQAAQVWTRAVRQNPGGYLDIENWLKASGRSNVDVYF